One window from the genome of Antechinus flavipes isolate AdamAnt ecotype Samford, QLD, Australia chromosome X, AdamAnt_v2, whole genome shotgun sequence encodes:
- the DUSP9 gene encoding dual specificity protein phosphatase 9 encodes MEGLGRSPLWLSRELATPQPQLLLLDCRSRELYESGHVQGALSVALPALLLRRLRKGNLSVCSLLPGPLQQHQQHQPLTPLPILLYDEGRCVEEEEGEAAQSVLATLLQKLQEEGHPAYYLQGGFSKFQAEWPHLCKTKLDAPCASNSLVPVPAPVVGLGGLCLSSDCSDAESDPDRDTLSYSLESEGGSPPPPGHPPSLPVQILPNLYLGSAQDSANMDMLAKLGIRYILNVTPNLPNLFEKDGDIHYKQIPISDHWSQNLSQFFPEAIDFIDEAVSQNCGVLVHCLAGISRSVTVTVAYLMQKLHLSLNDAYDLVKRQKSNISPNFNFMGQLLDFERSLKLKGEGPRDQKDGEEVGGNHAPTPPCFFTTPTGEGVFELDST; translated from the exons ATGGAGGGGCTCGGAAGATCACCCCTGTGGCTGAGCAGAGAGCTGGCCACCCCCCAGCCCCAGCTGCTCCTCCTGGACTGCCGGAGCAGGGAACTCTATGAATCGGGACACGTCCAGGGGGCTCTCAGCGTCGCCCTCCCAGCCCTGCTGCTCCGAAGGCTGAGGAAGGGGAACTTATCTGTGTGCTCCCTGCTCCCCGGTCCCCTGCAGCAGCACCAGCAGCACCAGCCACTCACCCCTCTGCCCATCCTCCTGTACGATGAAGGGCGGtgtgtggaggaggaggaaggggaggcgGCTCAGTCGGTGCTCGCCACCCTGCTCCAGAAGCTGCAAGAGGAAGGCCATCCCGCCTACTACCTGCAAG GTGGCTTTAGCAAATTCCAAGCTGAGTGGCCACACCTCTGCAAAACCAAGCTCGACGCCCCCTGTGCCAGTAACTCACTAGTGCCTGTGCCAGCACCCGTGGTGGGCCTGGGAGGCCTGTGCCTCAGCTCAGACTGCTCAGATGCTGAATCAGACCCAGACCGAGACACGCTGAGCTACAGTCTGGAGTCAGAGGGTGGGAGCCCGCCACCGCCGGGACACCCCCCCTCCTTACCTGTTCAAATTCTCCCCAACCTGTACCTGGGTAGCGCTCAGGATTCAGCCAACATGGACATGCTGGCCAAGCTGGGCATCCGCTACATCCTCAACGTCACCCCCAACCTGCCCAATCTCTTTGAAAAGGACGGCGACATCCATTACAAGCAGATCCCCATCTCTGACCACTGGAGCCAGAACCTCTCCCAGTTTTTCCCAGAGGCCATTGACTTTATTG ATGAAGCTGTGTCCCAGAACTGTGGGGTGTTGGTCCACTGCCTGGCCGGCATCAGCCGTTCCGTCACCGTCACCGTGGCTTACCTGATGCAGAAGCTTCACCTCTCGCTCAACGACGCGTACGATCTGGTAAAGCGGCAGAAATCCAACATCTCTCCCAACTTCAACTTCATGGGACAGCTTCTGGACTTCGAACGCAGCTTGAAGCTCAAGGGCGAGGGGCCCAGGGACCAGAAGGATGGAGAGGAAGTGGGGGGGAACCATGCCCCAACACCCCCCTGTTTCTTCACCACACCCACTGGTGAAGGTGTCTTTGAACTGGACTCTACCTAA